In one Sporichthyaceae bacterium genomic region, the following are encoded:
- a CDS encoding peptidylprolyl isomerase — translation MRRGLRAMGLAGALALTLALSGCGLFGSSGVPQIAATVQGVPITSKTVQELYEKFANSSQGQSDMDPTQQQGLVVSPKQIRQTALTYQIRVVFLEALAKQRGITQQDTDAQREIANELAQAPSLQAGGFQASDLEVAQRAELLSKAIAAKLLPDVIVNPQEIQDAYDQRQDLVAASFRSKTDIAFMDDQDSATQLITRLKKGEDFFSITKDLGSKALQAQEVDVTPLSPVQKDFIDTVRGLKQGETSKALPYQVDDGSVYIVLHVEKREDLPKLTLAQATDELTKIVQNDKRYAFFQRWFDLQYREADIRVNKYYGKWNKSFLAVN, via the coding sequence ATGCGGCGTGGACTGCGGGCAATGGGCCTGGCCGGTGCCCTCGCACTGACCCTGGCCCTCTCCGGGTGCGGGCTGTTCGGCAGCTCCGGCGTGCCGCAGATCGCGGCCACCGTGCAGGGTGTGCCGATCACCTCCAAGACCGTGCAGGAGCTCTACGAGAAGTTCGCGAACTCCAGCCAGGGGCAGTCGGATATGGACCCGACCCAACAGCAGGGCCTGGTCGTCTCCCCGAAGCAGATTCGGCAGACCGCGCTGACCTATCAGATCCGCGTGGTGTTCCTGGAGGCGCTGGCCAAGCAGAGGGGCATCACCCAGCAGGACACCGACGCGCAACGGGAGATCGCCAACGAGCTCGCCCAGGCCCCCAGCCTGCAGGCCGGTGGGTTTCAGGCCTCGGACCTGGAGGTCGCCCAGCGGGCCGAGTTGCTGTCCAAGGCGATCGCGGCGAAGTTGCTGCCGGACGTGATCGTGAATCCGCAGGAGATCCAGGACGCCTACGACCAACGGCAGGACCTCGTCGCGGCGAGTTTCCGGTCGAAGACCGATATTGCGTTCATGGACGACCAGGACTCGGCCACCCAGTTGATCACTCGGTTGAAGAAGGGGGAGGACTTCTTCTCGATCACCAAGGACCTCGGGAGCAAGGCCCTGCAGGCCCAGGAGGTGGACGTCACCCCCCTCTCGCCCGTTCAGAAAGATTTCATCGACACTGTGCGAGGGCTGAAGCAGGGGGAGACCTCGAAAGCATTGCCTTATCAGGTTGATGACGGCAGCGTGTATATCGTCTTACACGTGGAAAAGCGGGAGGATCTGCCCAAGCTCACGTTGGCCCAGGCGACGGACGAGCTGACGAAGATCGTCCAGAACGACAAGCGATACGCGTTCTTCCAGCGGTGGTTCGACTTGCAGTACCGAGAGGCGGACATCCGGGTGAACAAGTACTACGGCAAGTGGAACAAGTCGTTCCTGGCGGTGAATTGA